One genomic window of Cricetulus griseus strain 17A/GY chromosome 3, alternate assembly CriGri-PICRH-1.0, whole genome shotgun sequence includes the following:
- the Rrad gene encoding GTP-binding protein RAD, translated as MTLNGGNGGSRGAGRERDRRRGSTPWGPAPPLHRRSMPVDERDLQAALAPGSLAATTAGTRTQGQRLDWPEGSSDSLSSGGSSSEEGVYKVLLLGAPGVGKSALARIFGGIEDGPDAEAAGHTYDRSITVDGEEASLMVYDIWEQDGGCWLPGHCMAMGDAYVIVYSITDKGSFEKASELRVQLRRARQTDNVPIILVGNKSDLVRSREVSVDEGRACAVVFDCKFIETSAALHHNVQALFEGVVRQIRLRRDSKEDNARRQAGTRRRESLGKKAKRFLGRIVARNSRKMAFRAKSKSCHDLSVL; from the exons ATGACCCTGAATGGCGGCAACGGAGGGAGCCGTGGCGCAGGCAGGGAGCGCGACCGCCGTCGAGGCAGCACACCCTGGGGTCCGGCACCCCCACTGCACCGCAGGAGCATGCCCGTGGATGAGCGAGACCTTCAGGCGGCGCTAGCCCCGGGCTCCCTAGCAGCGACTACAGCGGGAACTCGGACACAGGGGCAGAGGCTGGACTGGCCCGAAGGCTCCTCCGACTCGCTCAGTTCAGGAGGCAGCAGCTCAGAGGAGGGCGTTTACAAGGTGCTGCTGCTTGGGGCGCCTGGTGTGGGCAAGAGCGCTCTGGCGCGCATCTTTGGTGGTATAGAGGACGGGCCTGACGCAGAAGCCGCAG GGCACACATATGATCGTTCTATCACTGTGGATGGAGAAGAGGCATCACTCATGGTCTATGACATTTGGGAACAG GATGGGGGCTGCTGGCTGCCTGGCCACTGCATGGCCATGGGAGACGCATACGTCATTGTATACTCAATAACAGACAAGGGCAGCTTTGAGAAAGCGTCAGAACTTCGGGTCCAGCTAAGGCGGGCACGACAAACAGACAATGTGCCCATCATCCTCGTGGGCAACAAAAGTGACCTGGTACGCTCTCGTGAAGTCTCTGTGGATG AGGGCCGGGCCTGTGCAGTTGTCTTCGACTGCAAGTTCATCGAGACATCAGCAGCACTGCATCACAACGTCCAGGCACTGTTTGAGGGTGTCGTGCGCCAGATACGCCTTCGAAGGGACAGCAAAGAGGATAATGCCCGGCGGCAAGCTGGCACTAGGCGACGGGAGAGCCTTGGCAAGAAGGCCAAACGCTTTCTGGGCCGCATTGTAGCTCGAAACAGCCGCAAGATGGCCTTCCGTGCCAAGTCCAAGTCCTGCCATGACCTCTCTGTTCTCTAA
- the Ciao2b gene encoding cytosolic iron-sulfur assembly component 2B, with translation MVGGGEGGGRVGLLENANPLIYERSGERPVTAGEEDEQVPDSIDAREIFDLIRSINDPEHPLTLEELNVVEQVRIQVSDPESTVAVAFTPTIPHCSMATLIGLSIKVKLLRSLPQRFKMDVHITPGTHASEHAVNKQLADKERVAAALENTHLLEVVNQCLSARS, from the exons ATGGTGGGCGGCGGTGAAGGCGGTGGCCGGGTCGGGCTTCTAGAGAACGCCAACCCCCTCATCTATGAGCGCTCGGGGGAGCGGCCAGTGACGGCGGGCGAGGAGGACGAACAGGTGCCCGACAGCATCGACGCCCGCGAGATCTTCG ATCTTATTCGCTCCATTAATGACCCGGAGCATCCACTGACGCTAGAGGAATTAAATGTAGTAGAACAAGTTCGGATTCAG GTTAGCGACCCTGAGAGCACGGTGGCCGTGGCTTTCACACCCACCATTCCACACTGCAGCATGGCCACACTTATAGGCCTTTCTATCAAAGTCAAGCTTCTTCGATCCCTTCCCCAGCGTTTCAAG ATGGATGTGCACATTACACCCGGGACCCATGCCTCGGAACATGCAG TGAACAAACAGCTTGCAGATAAGGAACGAGTGGCAGCTGCTCTGGAGAATACCCACCTGCTAGAGGTCGTTAATCAGTGTCTGTCAGCCCGATCATGA